The Mucilaginibacter sp. PAMB04168 genome contains the following window.
GGCTATGATCGATTATGTCCGTCTTTTACCGGCGTTATAATGAAGGGATAATTCTAAATACTTTCTTGTTGTCTATTTAATATGTTATTGATATTTTTTTCTTAGCTATGCTGAAAGGAGCACAATGTGTCTTTCAGTATAACTATTGATGATTGACGATTGGGCGAATTAAAGAGCATACACAGCTGCTGATGTAACCGAACTGTTAAGGCTGGAAACAGATTTCCATTGCAGAGATCTACACAAGTTAATATTATTTAGCCCGCCCGGAATAAAACGCGTAATGCGTCAGAAGCGCAGAACCTGTTACATATTAATATTAGGAAAGAAAGTTTTGCTGTGCCTGCCGTTCTTAATGAGTGCCTAATGTAGGGTTATTCGGGCATTATTCACTTATTTCAAAACTGGACTAAAGACGCTGAATTCAGCACCCTGCGTGCAGCTGGTGCATTTTTAGTAAGCGCAGCTCAAAGGAACGGCAAGGTGCAAACGGTTACCATAATTAGGTCTGATGCCGGTATAATGGTCTACTGGCTGGTGGATGTTGGTTTCTTTTATCGCCAATCACATAATGGTCTTTACCGTTGAGGCAGTAAAAACAATAATGTCTTCGCAGCCCTTGCGCCATTCGCGGTAATGGCCCAATGCTTTCGGAAAAAAGCCAGGACCTAAAATAGCAAAAAGGCCGCAAAATTAAATTTTACGGCCTTTTTGCTGTTTAATTATAATCTGCGGAGAGTTAGGGATTCGAACCCCAGGACCTGTTACAGTCAACAGTTTTCAAGACTGCCGCAATCGACCACTCTGCCAACTCTCCGGGGACAAAAGTACAAATCCGGAGCGAATTGGCAAATTTGAAATGCATTTTTTTTAGATATTTTTAAACGGCTATTTAACGTATTTATTATCAGTAAATTAAATTTAATACACCTGCTTTATTTTGTTAGTACGGAACGTATTTACCTTGGGTTTTACGATTTTGATGCTCCGTTTTGACAAATCAACGCTTGCATTTAGCTCAAATCCGATTAAAATAATCAGGGAATTGAGGTACAACCATATCATCATTACGATAAGCGTTCCTATAGACCCGTAAATTTTATTGTACGATGAAAAGTTATTGATGTAGTAAGAGAACCCAAGCGAGGTGAGTACCGCAAGGGTAGTAGCCAGTATAGAACCTGGGCTCGAAAATTTCCAACGGTTCTTATGTGCAGGGCCGTAACGGTACAACAACGATACCACTACAAAGAAGATCATTACTACAATGACCCACCGCGTAAGTGATATAAGCCACAGCCAAAAGTGCCAGCTGGTAAACATATGCGATTGTAAAAATTTAAGCAGGGCCTGGCCGGCTATTAATATAGATACAGCGAGCAACAATGAAAAGCTAATTACTATAGTTAATGTAATAGATACCAGCCGACGTTTAATCCAACTGCGCGACTCCAGGATAAGAGATGACTTGTTGAAGGCCTGCATTAGGTTATAAACGCCGTTTGATGCAAAATATAGGGCTGATGCAAAACCTACCGAAAGTAATTTTCCATTTTGATTTTTGATGATATCCTTCATGGTGCTTTCAAACGCTTTCGACGCATCATGAGGTAGAATAACCGTTATCTGGTTAAGTAACGTCTCCTGAAATCTATCAATAGGTACAAAGGGGATAAGCGTAAACAAAAATATGGTGGCCGGAAAAAAAGCCAGCATAAAGTTATAAGCTAACGATGATGCGCGGTTAATGAGTGAGCTTTTCTTAAGCTCGCCGAAAAAGAAAACACCGATGGTATATAAAGGCAGCGGCCTAAAACCCGGCAATATCACCGATTTAGTCCACTCTAAAAATCCCCTGTATAAACTCGTTTTAAGCAGTAATCGGTGCAGCCAATCCATCAACCAAATTTACGCAAAATAGGGCTTCACTTTATCTAAAAATTCTTGCGGCGGTAAACTCGGCCGATTCGTCTTCATATTGATGAATGCCAGCAGCGTTTCGCCCACATGTATCAGTTCCTGTTTCTCGTTATATAATTCATACTTAAAATGAATCTTTATTCCTGGCATCTTTTCCATGCTTACCTGTATGCTAATCTCTTCGTCATACAAGGCGGGTTTAAAATACCGG
Protein-coding sequences here:
- a CDS encoding YihY/virulence factor BrkB family protein — protein: MDWLHRLLLKTSLYRGFLEWTKSVILPGFRPLPLYTIGVFFFGELKKSSLINRASSLAYNFMLAFFPATIFLFTLIPFVPIDRFQETLLNQITVILPHDASKAFESTMKDIIKNQNGKLLSVGFASALYFASNGVYNLMQAFNKSSLILESRSWIKRRLVSITLTIVISFSLLLAVSILIAGQALLKFLQSHMFTSWHFWLWLISLTRWVIVVMIFFVVVSLLYRYGPAHKNRWKFSSPGSILATTLAVLTSLGFSYYINNFSSYNKIYGSIGTLIVMMIWLYLNSLIILIGFELNASVDLSKRSIKIVKPKVNTFRTNKIKQVY
- a CDS encoding thioesterase family protein, which produces MFVHTTKLRVRYGETDQMGYMYYGNYAEFFEVGRVEMLRSLGLTYRWMEETGVMMPVLEMKCRYFKPALYDEEISIQVSMEKMPGIKIHFKYELYNEKQELIHVGETLLAFINMKTNRPSLPPQEFLDKVKPYFA